The region CATCTCTGCAGTCAGCGATCGGCCGCGGTGGCCGTACGGCATTTCGAGGGGCTCACCCGTGCGTTCAGCAGGGCAGGGTGGTCTTGCCCGCCGCACCGGTGGCTCCGGTGGTGCCGTCCGCGGTGAGCGTGGCGGGGGTGCCGTTGCCGCCGTTCTTGCCCGGGCACACGCGGCTGGCGGCGCCGCCAGCGCCACCCGTACCGCCCTTGAAGCCGCCGCCGACCTTGGAGGCGCCTCCGTTGCCGCCCTTGCCGCCGGCGATGCCCGCACCGGCGTTGCCCGCGCCGCCCACGCCGCCCAAGCCACCCTTGCCGCCGAGAGCGGCAGCGCCGCCCGCGCCCCCGTTCCCGCCGTTGCCGTTGGCGCCGCCGGCGCCGCCCGCGCCGCCGCCCCCGCCGACGCTCGCCGTGCCGGTGGCGTTGCCGCCCGCTCCTCCGTTGCCGCCGTTGCCGTTGGCACCCGCGGCGCCGCCGGTGCCGCCCAGGCCGCCGAGCCCGCCGAGGAGTCCGACGCCGTTGGCACCATTGGCACCCGGAGCGCCGAGAACACCGAGGGCGGCCCGGGCGCCGACCGAACCCGATTGCGCGGAAGCGAGAGCGGGGGTCGCGGTGAGTCCCGCTACGGCGATCGAGGCGATGAGGAAGGTCCGGGCAGTGGCCGTGGTGCGCAGGAAGCGCATGAGATACGTCCTTCGGTTTGTGCGGAGGGAGAGATTCCCCTACCGACACTCATCAACGTAGAGAGGTGGGAGGCATTCCACATCCCGAAGGTTGATCAAATGTCTTTAAGTAGAGCGAATCATCAAACTTTGGCTGTAAACTGACAGGTTTGAATCTGTCACAGCTGACGCAGCGCCCTGCTTTTCGCGCTTTCGTCACCTGCAGCAGTCCGTGAACCGGGCGGCGTGAGTCCGCAGTGACACAGAGAGGCCGGGGCTGAGTCAAAGTCCTGCTGTGTAAAGGGTGTTGCTGTTCAGGGCAGTCCGATGAGGTCGAGTGGGCGGGTGTGGGGCTTGTAGGAGAGGTGGCGGAGGCCGGCGGCGATGCTGCGGTGGTCTGCGGTGCGCAGGGTGCTGATCGTGAAATTGCGCAGGGTGGCCATGTTGGCTGGGCCGTGACCGGTGCGGATCTTCGAGGCGTCTTCGGTGAAGGTGGTGTCCCGGACGTGATGCACGGCCTCGATTTCCCACTGTGAGCGAGCGAGTTGAGCGATGAGCTGCGGGGATGCGGTGGTGGAGGGCAGGTCGGTGATCACGTAGACCGTCTTGCGGGTGACCTTCCCGGTCTTCACGCAGGCGCGGTGGCGCACGATCTTCGCGGCCTGTGTGGCGTGCGGGAAGTCCAGGCCCAGGCCGGTGACGGTCAGCGCACGGACCGAGCGGGTCTCCCGGCGGCCGTGACCTCTCCCGCGGTCGTAGCGGCGTGCGGTGACCTGCTTCCACGGCAGCGCGCGCACGGCCGCGTGCAGGGTGGGCTGGTTGCGCTTGACGACCAGCAGGTAGTGCGCCTTCTTGGTCTCCACCAGCCACTTCGCGTGCTTCCGGCAGGTATGCAGGGCATCGGCGGTCACCGTGACACCGGTGAGGTCGAACGGGGCCAGCAGTGGCGTGAAGCCGGTGACCTCCGTGGTCCTGTCCGGCACCCGCAGCTGGGCCACGACGTATCCGCCGGGCAGGACCGCGGACAGCAGATGAGCTGCCGCGGTGGTATCGGTGCGCGAGCCCCGGGCGCTCTTGCCGTCCACCGCCAGACTCTTGGCGCCCGCGGGATCACGGCCGAGCAGGTCGGCCAGGCCGCCGGGCACACCAGCGTCAGCACCCGGCGGATCGTGGAGGCGGCAGGGGCCCGGCGCACGCCGAGCGGCCCGAGCGCCCGCGCACCCAGCCGGGCCAGGGCGTCCTGCGGCGCGCTCGCCGCCCACTGCCCGACAGCCGCATAGGAACGGGCACCGGACAGAACCGCACAGCAGGCTGTGAGCAGCACCGATACCAGCGAATGCCGCCGGCCCCGCCGGCCACGCGGATCGACCAGCATCGCCAACCGGCCTGCCACCGAGGGCAGAGCACGCTGTTCGGCGGTGGGCGACTTGACCAGACAGACCGTGGCAGACTGACGGCACATCGAAGCTCCGGTGGTTCAGGGCGACTTGGGAAGGTCATCCCGGACAACCGGAGCTTCGTTGCGTCCGACACGGCCTCACCACCACGGCCGCCTGACCTGCACAACCACGTGATCACCAAGACTTTGAATCAGCCCTGGCTACTGAACCGAACTTGCTACGGCCGTCAGCTCACAGCGCGGCCGGCAAGCCGACGAGGTGCTCACCGCGGCCCTGACCGCCCGGGGCGCGCCGGGGATACGGGCGTGGGGCTTGCTCCGTTATCCCGTGGTCCCCCAAATCCCGACCCGATTGCCCGTCCCCGGCCAAAGTGGCCACGCCACATACCGCTCGGCGGCCTGGACGGCGGGCTCGGCGAGCCAATCGGCGATACGAACGCTGAGGAAAGTGCTTGAGCCGCCCGCCACAGCCCGCCGCGCGGCAACTGATGCACGTGGCCGTGGACAGCCACACGATGCCGCATCGGGCGTACGCCGAGCGGTTGATCCGTCACTGCGATAACTGCGCGGCTCGGGAACCGCGGCTGATTACGGTCTACCCTCACCGCATGGTCTTGAGTCGTGCCCACACGTTTCCAGCAGCTGGCGGAGCACTGCTGGCAGGCCCCACGGTGGGCTTCCTGTGCGAGCAGACTGCCGTAACCAGGTGTGCCGAAGCGGAAGTGGACACGTTGACGGTACTGCGCTTCTTCGGCCGATATGACTCCAAGGCCGTGCTAAAGGCAGCCCGGTGGTGTAAGGACCACGTGGACGGACATGACATTGAGGTGACCTCTGCCTGGTTCCGGCACATCGACGAAGAAGTCGAGGACGGACTCAACTACGAAATCAGATTCGTCGTCGAGACGATTTGAGGAAGCGCCGAAGCGAATACCTCCGCTCGGCGGACGGTGGAGCGGTTCCTGAGTCGTCGGATCCACTTCCCCCGCCCGCCTCTGAGCCCGGCGGGACACGAGCGGCCGGACGCCAGCATCCTTGAGAGGCCGACCCGCCATTCTGGGCCTGCGAACCTGCATCCCTCTAGAGCTTGCCGCCTCGAACCCTACGAGACGAATGGCCAGCGCTCCCCCGGCGTGCACTCCCGATGTCACGGTCGCGGTAATCGGATCAGCAGCGGGCCTGAACGCTGCCACTATCGGCTCACCACGCCGACCCAACTCCCGCACTTGGCCGTCGCGTTCCCGGCGTCACACAGGCGCCCCCCCCTGTGCTGATCGGGCACTAACGCGCGGGGTGATGGGGCCGTCGTTCGTCTCCGCCATCGCCCTCCCTTTAGCGCTCGCTCCTCGCCGTCCTGGCCGCGATCGTCACCCCGACCTGCAAGCTGCCGCCGGCCCGGATCGGGCTGCGAGGCGCTCTACGACGGCTTCTGCGTCGGTGGCCTGCGCCCTCAGCTGGTTTGGCGGGGGGCCAGTGATGCATCCTTCAGCCAGTCGACATACCACCTCGGCTCCTAGGCAAAACGGTCCAGCAGCCGGTGATTGCGCTTTGCTTCGTTCGCTTCTCACAGCAGCGTTTGCCTGCTCGTGGGGCAGCATCTGTGCATTTGGAAAATGCTCACAAGCAGTAGCAGAGTGGCTTGGTCTGAGCACGCCGGGCAGGCGGCGAGAAGAACGTGGCACTCGGGCCCATCGTGGTGAATGTGATGGCCTCGCTGGCCCGGGCGTCCCTTCAATCTGGTGATCGGGGTACTGCCGGGCCGAACTCAGCCCCCGTCAGGCCCGGCAGCGCATAGCCCGAACCGGGGGCGAGGGGACCCGGGCCACATCGTGCAAGGTACGTCAGCGTCAGGTGCGATCCAGTCACCCCGCGCCTGTCCCCATCCCTCTTCACCCCACCGGGTGGGTGGTGCGAAAGTTCATCGGCGCCGTTGAGTCCCGGCGAAGCGAGCCATGGACGTAACTCCACGGTCCCGACAATCGTGTTCCCACGCCCGAACCCCTAAAGCATCACGCCGACGTTGCCTCAGCCCTTGGTGTGTGCTGTCCAGTGCAGCCTCGCTGCCGGATCCCATGGGCGCAACTGGAGTCGGTGACACTGGACGAAGCGCTCGTAGGGACCGTCCGGTTGAGTCGGCTTCTGCCGCCAGGCGGCTTCGCCTACGTCGCGTCACTTTCCGTCGACGATGTAGTAATCGTTCTTGATGTACTCCAGGGTGTAACTGCCGAGGTCACTCTCGGAGAACGTAGCGGAGGCCCTGACCGCCTCGAGCGGCATCTCAATCTTGTCGAGGGTGCGCACAGCAATGCCCTCCGGATCGACTGTCGCGGTTTGCAAGGCCTTCTTCTGCGCGGGTGAGATCATCTGGAACACAACGACGTACGTCGACGTGCACGGACCGAATCCCTCCTCCTGCGCCTTCTTCGCGCCCGGCCCGGCCACTTCGCATACCGTGTCAATGTCCTCACGGCCAAGGGCGTGGAGGTAGTGCTCGTACCGCTGGATCGCGCGCGCCTTCGTCCGAGGAGCAGGCTGGTCACCGGTCGGGGTGGTAGACGGCTTCTCGGTCCCAGTTGACGCCGGCGGCGTGACCGACGGCTCTGTTGCCAACATAGGCGAGGACGGCCGCGAGGGCTTCGCGGCCCCGTCCTCCTTTGATGTCTCCGGACTGCATGCGCACGCCACCAGCGCCACACAGGCCGAGATCGCCACGCTCGCGATCGTTCGCGTTCTCATCTGGTCCCCCATCAGCCGACTACACAGCAAGAGGTCACGCAGGAGCCGGCGTAATGGTTCCCGAGCCGGTCCAGCGGTCGTTACCTGCTGCCGCGCTCGGCAACCCACCGGTGTCAGCAGCACTCCTGGCAGCGGGGAGACCGGCGCCCCCGTTGCCGCCCGGGGACCAGGAGGTCTTCGGGCACCCGCGGCGCCGCTGTTGCCGCGCAGGTTCACTGCAATCCTTGAGCCAGGAACCCGACAGCTGGCGCCCTCCGGCATACCGGGAATTCATACCAAAAGTCTCGGTGCTCTCGTCAGACGGGCGAAGAACGTCGACAAGGTACAGAGCCGTTACCGTCCGCAGCGGCAGGTACTCGCACTTCCTATCCACGACCACACCGTCGGAGCTCCGGTGCGGTGCAAGACGTCCAGTGCCCAGTTCAGTCCGTGCTGGTGTCGTTGCCGAGCAAGCCGGACAGCAGCTCGAAGATCCGAGGTTGATGATGGCGGCGAGGCTGGCACGGTCGCCTCAGCCGGCGGGGTTTGTGCCGCGCAGGATGGTGAGGATCTCGGTCAGCATTTCGCCTTGCTGAGTCAGCATCTCGCTGTGCCGGCCCAGCAGAGCGCTCTGGTCATCCTGGACGCGGGAGAGCTTCGCCAGCATTTGGGTGCGGGACTGCTCGACCTGTTGACGCTGTCGTACGGCCAGCGCTTCTATGCGGTCCAGGACGTCCTGGGCGTCTGCAAGGCCGGGGCTCTCGTCGGTCGAGTCTTCAGACACCAGAGCTCCGTTAGGTGGGGCAAGGGCGTGTACGGCTCGTCGATTGTCGCAGGGGCGGGGGCGCAGCGGCGGCAGCGCCGGTGCCGGGTCTTGACCTGCGTACGGGGCGGAGAAGCCGGGAGGATCGCGCCGGATCCACCGCCGCTACCGCTGGGTGCCGCGGGTGAGTGTCGGTGTGTCGTCCGTCGTGGACACCGGTGCCGGTATCGTGATCTTCGGGTTCGATTGGCTCGTAATAAGGCGTGGACCATGCGGGCCGAGTCCTCGAGCGAAGCCCCCTTGGCCCGTCACCTCGTTGCTGCTCCGCCGCCGCGCGGTCGCCGTGCCCGCGCCCCGCGTGACCGGTGTTCGCCCCGCCTGCTACTTCGCAGGTGCCACCATCTTCGCGCTCTTGCCCACTACCTTGCCCGCCGCCGGGACTCCCTTCTTCACTGTCTTACTCCCCACGTCTCCGGCGAGGTTGGAGGCACGCTGGGCGGCACCGTCCACCCTGTTGCCCAGGTCTTCCCCGCCCAAGGCGGCCACGCCGCCCAGATTTGGGGTCTTCGGCCCGTCAGCAGCTTGAGCGGCGCTGACGGATCCCAGCGTCAAGGCAGCAGCAGCCATGGCGGCTGCCGTAATGGTTCGGCGCATTGCGACTCCCTCACAGATACGAGTGGACTTCTCCGACTTGAACGACCGAATGTCTTCCAGGACACGCCGGCACAGGCCAACGCAACAGCAGCGCCGTCCCGTAGCGACGCTGCTGTGCACCGTGTCTCGCTGGCCTACGGCCCCGCGTTTCGTACGCCAACCTCCCGGAGCTACTTCGGCTGCAATAGCCCGGTCGTGGCCCGCATGCACGACCGCGTCGTAGCCGTCGGCTGCAATCGGTACAAGTCCTCGGCGAACAAGGATGTCATCGGCTCTTCCGACGTCGTCTCATACGATGCATGGCAGCGTCGTTGCAGGTGCTCCGGTTTCATGCAACCCCCGGGCAAGACCACTTGGAACTGCTTCAGAGTCCCGAAGAGCTGATCTATGCATGACTGTGCCCCCTCATGGCTCCGGCCGTCAGAGGGGCTTTTCCCGGGGGTGGGAGTGATGGCCCACTGTGGGGCGAGAGGGCAGACATCCACACGAGCCTGGAGGGAGCCGCGCGAAAACGGTGCTGTCCCCGCTGTTGACACTGAGGGCAGGGACCAGCCGGGAGCGGCGCAATGGCAACGACTCGAACTGGGGCGGTGGTGGCCTGGGAGCCCTACTTGTAGCGGCCACCGTGCTCAGGTCACATCATTGACTTCGACGTCACATGTCATGCCGATGACCGCGCGATAGGGCACTGTCACGCGCTGAACGTTCCCGTCAGCACTGTCCGATCGATCCGGTTGAACCAGAATGACCTCGCCTGTTTGGACCTTGCGCCGCCAGTGAACGATCGCCTCTACTTGGGTGCGCGGCTCCACCTTGATTTCGATCAGCTGGGAGGCTTCGCACTCTCGCTCGGTGCCTTCCCGACTATGCCGAGCATAGGTGCCTTGCATTTCCGCTTGCAGGAATTGCATGATCGACGCCTCAAGGCGTCCACCGACTTCCCATTGATGTTCGACGGAAACGGAATGGGTCCAGCGGTGAGTGACGGTTCGAACGGTTTTTACGGTTGCCTTCGAGCTGTTGGTGAATACGCCCTGCCGCTCGATATAGTCCGTTTCCAGCTCCAGGTCTCCGCGTGACACCCGCTCGACGCCCCAGTCGCTAGGTGCTGTGGTGGCAGGCGTTGCTAGGCGCGCCTTATTGATAGCCGCCCGATGCATGACATGAACGATGAGGATCGTTCCGGCTTTCGCGGCGAGTGGAGCAAGTGCGATGAAGGGGAAGGGCATCGGTCACTCCTGGATGGCAATCGACGCGGGCTGCGCACGAGGCTTCATGCCTGGGCTCCAAACAATAAGGCCCACAAACCGGACTGTCTATGGAGCGGACATAACTGAGATACCTGCCCACGCAAAGGGGATACCGGAGAGGGTGGCGAGCCGCATTGGTGCGGAATGGAGATAAGAGGCGGGGGAAGGAAAACGTTTGCCCTCTTGGTTTCGCACGTACGTCCGCCACACTTGGGCACAAGGCCACGCGTCGCTAGCCACCGCCGCGCAGTGTGGGCAACCGGCCGGCCCTTGCCCGGTCTGTCGCGGGTGGTGCACATGTGAGCACGGGCTTCTGGCGTGGCGGCTCCCTCTGTCCGGTCCGAGAGGCCAAGGGTGGGTCCGCATGGGCAACACTGCGGGTGTCGGGTGCGATGGAACGCCTCGCCGACGCAGCACCGGCTCCGGCCGCTTGCGCCAGACAGTGGCGGCCTCACCAGCCAGGCGTCGTCCTACCGCGGCAGGCCGCTGGGGGCTGTCGTAATCAGCCCGGCGCCCGGGGTTTGCCATCCTGCCAGGCGTGCATTCGGCTTTTTTTCGCCAGGGTTCGCCACCCTTCCCAGCCTACTTGCTGATCACAAGGATGAGCCTGCCGGTCACTGTTGTAGGAGGTTCAAGTGTGGGATGCAATTTGGATGCGCAGCGTTGAGTGGCTTGCTGCGGCGGCTCCGGAGCCCCGAGCGTGCAAAGAACAATGGGAAGTCGATCCTGGGACTGCGCTTCTAGAGGCCGGGCGCCGCTGGAACGTTCTTAGCGTGCCCGAGCATCTTGGCTTGCTCGCTCTTGAGGTGCTGTGGGGTGATCAGACCCGACCACCTGGGGCGACGCTGCTACATCGAAAAGCGCGCAGGATCGGTTTCTTCCTGCCATGCGATGCTGACGACGAGTGGTTCGGGACAGGGCTGCGGTACGCACAGCGCGGATGCTGGGTAGCTGTGCCCCCTCCATATCGCGAGTCTGGGCATCTGACATGGATTATCCCACCCAGCGGAGAAAATAATTTATACGCACCAGAAGCGCTCGAGGCCGCTCTGAGAGCAGCCACGACTGCTCAAGCTCTCTGGACGGTGGCTCTGGTAGGTCAGCAGCGCCCCTCCCTCCCGATGCCGACCGACCCCACGCCGGAGCTATTACCTTGACCGCA is a window of Streptomyces agglomeratus DNA encoding:
- a CDS encoding ISAs1 family transposase, whose product is MPGGLADLLGRDPAGAKSLAVDGKSARGSRTDTTAAAHLLSAVLPGGYVVAQLRVPDRTTEVTGFTPLLAPFDLTGVTVTADALHTCRKHAKWLVETKKAHYLLVVKRNQPTLHAAVRALPWKQVTARRYDRGRGHGRRETRSVRALTVTGLGLDFPHATQAAKIVRHRACVKTGKVTRKTVYVITDLPSTTASPQLIAQLARSQWEIEAVHHVRDTTFTEDASKIRTGHGPANMATLRNFTISTLRTADHRSIAAGLRHLSYKPHTRPLDLIGLP